One genomic window of Halobellus limi includes the following:
- the dnaG gene encoding DNA primase DnaG, which translates to MEDTEKYLIHAAITADGIVERSDVVGAIFGQTEGLLGDDLDLRDLQQSSKVGRIDVEIDSQNGQSFGTVTIASSLDRVKTAILAASLETITRVGPCRATVEVTDIEDVREAKRREVVERAKELLSESFDESVISSTEILEEVKESVRIEDISEYEGLPAGPHVADSDAVVVVEGRADVLTLLSYGIKNAIAVEGTNVPDAVADLTAERTTTAFFDGDRGGELILRELTQVGDVDYVAFAPKGRSVEDLERHEVFAALRDKEPIESFEIEGTVPSGDDAEPAGEGDQPDPLRGSPTTESAAPRSDGSESKRANERDPVTDSGLTPPNDAGAVGESDSASPECSTGSAAVGATDVIDEPAEDDGTSDAAPEDVGTASARSAGSDVERDPDSGTPDTDAGDVAPGDATDAASTGGAVSDAPAGDTASDATASERDDDEDGTEADSDASAETDAEGEDAAEADAAGDRPRSLRDHVREVIDGDTGAIRLLDDEFGTLEERPAEDAFDALADADPAPYAAVVDGEFTQRLLDVAAQRGVDHAVATSTGEFVKKPVGTRLLTADQLANSVAN; encoded by the coding sequence ATGGAAGACACCGAAAAATACCTCATCCACGCAGCGATCACCGCCGACGGCATCGTCGAACGGTCCGACGTCGTCGGGGCCATCTTCGGGCAGACCGAAGGGCTCCTCGGCGACGACCTGGACCTCCGCGACCTCCAGCAGTCGTCGAAGGTCGGGCGCATCGACGTCGAAATCGACTCCCAGAACGGCCAGTCGTTCGGGACAGTCACCATCGCGAGCAGCCTCGACCGGGTCAAGACCGCGATCCTCGCCGCCTCCCTCGAGACGATCACCCGCGTCGGGCCCTGCCGGGCCACCGTCGAGGTAACCGACATCGAAGACGTCCGGGAGGCGAAGCGGCGCGAGGTCGTCGAGCGGGCGAAGGAACTCCTCTCCGAATCGTTCGACGAGAGCGTGATCTCCTCGACGGAGATCTTAGAGGAGGTCAAAGAGAGCGTCCGCATCGAGGACATAAGCGAGTACGAGGGCCTCCCCGCCGGCCCCCACGTCGCGGACTCCGACGCGGTGGTCGTCGTCGAGGGTCGGGCGGACGTCCTGACGCTTCTGAGCTACGGCATCAAGAACGCCATCGCCGTCGAGGGGACGAACGTCCCCGACGCCGTGGCCGATCTCACCGCCGAACGGACCACGACCGCCTTCTTCGACGGCGACCGCGGCGGCGAACTCATCCTCCGCGAACTCACCCAGGTGGGCGACGTCGACTACGTCGCGTTCGCGCCGAAGGGGCGGTCCGTCGAGGACCTCGAACGCCACGAGGTCTTCGCCGCGCTCCGCGACAAGGAACCGATCGAGTCCTTCGAGATCGAGGGGACGGTCCCGAGCGGGGACGACGCGGAGCCGGCCGGAGAGGGTGACCAACCGGACCCTCTGCGGGGGTCGCCGACGACTGAGTCGGCGGCCCCGCGGTCCGACGGATCCGAATCGAAGCGCGCGAACGAACGCGATCCCGTCACGGATTCGGGGCTGACGCCGCCGAACGACGCCGGGGCGGTCGGAGAGTCGGACTCCGCGTCGCCCGAGTGTTCGACCGGAAGCGCCGCGGTCGGCGCGACCGACGTGATCGACGAACCGGCCGAAGACGACGGCACGTCGGACGCGGCGCCCGAGGACGTCGGAACCGCGTCCGCCCGATCCGCCGGGTCGGACGTCGAGCGCGATCCCGACTCCGGAACCCCCGACACGGACGCAGGCGACGTCGCGCCCGGGGATGCGACGGACGCCGCGTCTACGGGAGGCGCCGTTTCCGACGCTCCCGCGGGAGACACCGCTTCCGACGCGACGGCCTCTGAACGCGACGACGACGAGGACGGCACGGAGGCGGACTCGGACGCCTCGGCCGAAACGGATGCCGAAGGGGAGGACGCGGCGGAGGCAGACGCCGCCGGCGACCGCCCGCGCTCGCTCAGAGACCACGTCCGCGAGGTCATCGACGGCGACACCGGGGCGATCCGTCTCCTCGACGACGAGTTCGGCACCCTCGAGGAGCGGCCGGCCGAGGACGCCTTCGACGCCCTCGCCGACGCCGACCCGGCGCCGTACGCCGCGGTCGTCGACGGTGAGTTCACGCAGCGGCTCCTCGACGTGGCGGCCCAGCGCGGGGTCGACCACGCCGTCGCGACGTCGACCGGCGAGTTCGTCAAGAAACCGGTCGGGACGCGGCTCCTGACGGCGGACCAGCTCGCGAACTCGGTCGCGAACTGA
- a CDS encoding HalOD1 output domain-containing protein produces MNHRPTDADRNERSDWNVVAHHDFGGATELDATIVTALETEGCCGDSPLYAAVDTEPAERFLSSVEGDDASVVFTVSERIVRVSADGTVEARDVQGLSGPD; encoded by the coding sequence ATGAACCACCGACCGACGGACGCCGACCGAAACGAGCGGTCAGACTGGAACGTCGTCGCACACCACGACTTCGGAGGCGCCACCGAACTCGACGCGACCATCGTGACCGCCCTCGAAACCGAGGGCTGCTGCGGCGACTCGCCCCTGTACGCCGCGGTCGACACCGAGCCCGCCGAGCGGTTCTTGTCTTCCGTCGAGGGCGACGACGCGAGCGTGGTCTTCACCGTCTCCGAGCGGATCGTCCGCGTGTCGGCCGACGGAACGGTCGAGGCCCGGGACGTCCAGGGACTCTCGGGCCCGGACTGA
- a CDS encoding GNAT family N-acetyltransferase: MIRSARPSDAPVLASLQSHLDAPSPRLLASFASLGTCLVSVADEGHPGTAADTGATDSDRSTIDNDHLTIDSDCPAVDSNRPATAGTPVGYVLLIGGDDVHLAELVVHPAHRREGRGRALLRAAIDCQEPGTRVTLAVAADNDPARSLYESVGFRRIDYRPAFYEEGSMEGSRDAVFYAYDVV, from the coding sequence GTGATCCGAAGCGCACGACCCTCCGACGCGCCGGTACTGGCTTCGCTCCAGTCGCACCTCGATGCGCCCTCACCGCGACTGCTCGCCTCGTTCGCGTCGCTCGGGACCTGTCTCGTCAGCGTCGCCGACGAGGGGCATCCGGGGACGGCGGCCGACACCGGCGCGACCGACAGCGACCGCTCGACGATCGACAACGATCACTTGACGATCGACAGCGACTGCCCGGCGGTCGACAGCAACCGTCCGGCGACCGCCGGCACGCCCGTCGGCTACGTCCTCTTGATCGGCGGCGACGACGTCCACCTCGCGGAGCTCGTCGTCCACCCCGCCCACCGCAGAGAGGGCCGCGGACGGGCGCTCCTCCGGGCAGCGATCGACTGCCAGGAGCCGGGGACGCGGGTGACGCTCGCCGTCGCCGCCGACAACGACCCCGCGCGCTCGCTGTACGAGTCGGTCGGGTTCCGGCGGATCGACTACCGGCCGGCGTTCTACGAGGAGGGATCGATGGAGGGGTCGAGAGACGCCGTCTTCTACGCCTACGACGTCGTATGA
- a CDS encoding potassium channel family protein: protein MSGSSGPIRAVVQRPLLRRLLRPVAAFGAVVVLGVAGFSSLGGVGVVDALFWLLDPTSIELHFQAHGGAETLTKGYAVVVLSGLVVTGLWIGETVFSAAFGGRIRTEFREMQIERTIDELDGHIIICGYGTFGKTVAWRLRDEGRDVVVIEQQDAEFQRAIDDDILAVQGDARREQVLRDAGVKRAATVVGAIDDSNANIQIAMGASQIAPTVRLVVRVGDGMYEALARRAGADEVIIPEVASAEQVTSTL from the coding sequence GTGAGCGGTTCGTCCGGACCGATTCGGGCAGTCGTTCAGCGACCGCTGCTGCGCCGGCTCCTCCGCCCGGTCGCGGCCTTCGGGGCCGTCGTCGTCCTCGGCGTCGCGGGATTCAGTTCGCTGGGCGGCGTCGGCGTCGTCGACGCGCTCTTCTGGCTCTTGGACCCGACGAGCATCGAGTTGCACTTCCAGGCGCACGGGGGAGCCGAGACGCTCACGAAGGGGTACGCGGTCGTCGTGCTGTCGGGGCTCGTCGTCACCGGCCTCTGGATCGGTGAGACGGTGTTCTCGGCCGCCTTCGGCGGACGGATACGGACGGAGTTCAGAGAGATGCAGATCGAACGGACGATCGACGAGTTGGACGGCCACATCATCATCTGCGGCTACGGCACGTTCGGGAAGACCGTCGCCTGGCGGCTTCGAGACGAGGGCCGGGACGTGGTGGTGATCGAACAGCAGGACGCGGAGTTTCAGCGCGCGATCGACGACGACATCCTCGCGGTGCAGGGCGACGCTCGACGGGAGCAGGTGCTGCGGGACGCCGGTGTCAAACGGGCGGCGACGGTCGTCGGCGCGATCGACGACTCGAACGCGAACATCCAGATCGCGATGGGGGCGAGCCAGATCGCGCCGACGGTCCGACTGGTCGTCCGCGTCGGCGACGGGATGTACGAGGCGCTCGCGCGCCGCGCCGGCGCGGACGAGGTGATCATCCCCGAGGTCGCGAGCGCCGAGCAGGTGACGTCGACGCTGTGA
- a CDS encoding DUF3311 domain-containing protein: MRRRKTDYLWIGVFVVLVAFAIPWFLWGNAATWLGLPVWLWWHIGWMGLASVAFALFARGAWDRGMNVDPEEVGFDG, from the coding sequence ATGAGACGACGGAAGACGGATTATCTGTGGATCGGCGTCTTCGTAGTGCTCGTCGCGTTCGCAATCCCGTGGTTCCTCTGGGGGAACGCGGCGACGTGGCTCGGGCTCCCGGTGTGGCTCTGGTGGCACATCGGCTGGATGGGGCTCGCCTCGGTCGCGTTCGCGTTGTTCGCCCGCGGGGCGTGGGACCGGGGGATGAACGTGGACCCCGAGGAGGTGGGGTTCGATGGCTGA
- a CDS encoding sodium:solute symporter family protein, which produces MAESELLVQLGVVGAYLVVALAVGVFAYRVTGRDAEDYYLASRSIGTGVLLFTTFATLLSAFTFFGGPNLAYTAGPEWILVMGLMDGILFAILWYVIGYRQWLIGRYESYVTLGEMLGDRFGSKRLRALVAGVSLFWLFPYVMLQQMGAGEAIVGLSDGAVPYWIGAAAITLFMIVYVVLAGLRGVAWTDTIQGVFMLGIVWIAVGWVLSAAGGLDAVSTSLAASNPEFLSLGGGLYSPQWMIAQAVTIAFGVAMFPQINQRFFVAKDVRVLKRSFSLWPVLVLLLFVPAFLLGTWAAGLGVAVPEGANVVPVVLNAYTPAWFAALVVAGAMAAMMSSSDSMLLSGSSYLTRDLYRPFVNPDASTTREAWIARLGVAAFAIGTFVVSLFRPGTLITVGDTAFGGYAQLALPVIVALYWPRTTRQGMFAGIVGSQLFYVAHVFVPATTIGGVAVFGSTYFTWDFALYGMALSLLLTVGGSLLTAADADERADRFAVGTRAD; this is translated from the coding sequence ATGGCTGAATCGGAACTGCTCGTCCAACTCGGGGTCGTGGGCGCGTACCTCGTGGTCGCGCTCGCGGTCGGCGTGTTCGCCTACCGGGTGACCGGGCGGGACGCCGAGGACTACTACCTCGCGAGTCGCTCGATCGGCACCGGCGTCCTCCTGTTCACGACGTTCGCGACGCTGCTGTCGGCCTTCACCTTCTTCGGCGGCCCCAACCTCGCGTACACCGCCGGCCCCGAGTGGATCCTCGTGATGGGGCTGATGGACGGGATCCTCTTCGCGATCCTCTGGTACGTGATCGGCTACCGCCAGTGGCTCATCGGCCGCTACGAGAGCTACGTGACCCTCGGCGAGATGCTGGGCGACCGGTTCGGCTCGAAGCGCCTCCGCGCGCTCGTCGCCGGCGTCTCGCTCTTCTGGCTGTTCCCGTACGTGATGCTCCAGCAGATGGGCGCGGGCGAGGCCATCGTCGGCCTCTCCGACGGGGCGGTTCCCTACTGGATCGGCGCGGCCGCGATCACGCTGTTCATGATCGTCTACGTCGTCCTCGCGGGCCTCCGCGGCGTCGCCTGGACCGACACGATCCAGGGCGTGTTTATGCTCGGGATCGTCTGGATCGCCGTCGGCTGGGTGCTCTCGGCCGCGGGCGGTCTCGACGCGGTGTCGACGTCGCTCGCGGCGTCGAACCCCGAGTTCCTCAGCCTCGGCGGGGGCCTGTACTCGCCGCAGTGGATGATCGCCCAGGCCGTCACCATCGCCTTCGGCGTCGCGATGTTCCCGCAGATCAACCAGCGCTTCTTCGTCGCCAAGGACGTCCGGGTGCTGAAGCGCTCCTTCTCGCTGTGGCCGGTGCTCGTCCTCCTGCTCTTCGTGCCGGCGTTCCTCCTGGGCACGTGGGCGGCGGGCCTCGGCGTGGCCGTCCCCGAGGGCGCGAACGTCGTGCCGGTCGTCTTGAACGCGTACACGCCCGCGTGGTTCGCCGCGCTCGTCGTCGCCGGCGCGATGGCGGCGATGATGTCCTCCTCCGATTCGATGCTGCTCTCGGGGTCGTCGTACCTGACCCGGGACCTCTATCGACCGTTCGTCAACCCCGACGCCTCCACGACCCGCGAGGCGTGGATCGCCCGCCTGGGCGTCGCGGCCTTCGCGATCGGGACGTTCGTCGTCAGCCTGTTCCGGCCGGGGACGCTCATCACCGTCGGCGACACCGCCTTCGGCGGCTACGCCCAGCTCGCCCTGCCGGTGATCGTCGCGCTCTACTGGCCGCGGACGACCCGTCAGGGGATGTTCGCCGGCATCGTGGGCTCGCAACTGTTCTACGTCGCCCACGTGTTCGTCCCCGCGACGACGATCGGCGGCGTCGCGGTGTTCGGTTCGACGTACTTCACCTGGGACTTCGCGCTCTACGGGATGGCGCTCTCCCTGCTTCTCACCGTCGGCGGCTCGCTCCTGACCGCGGCCGACGCCGACGAGCGCGCCGATCGGTTCGCCGTCGGGACGCGCGCGGACTGA
- a CDS encoding DUF367 family protein: MGADGGASGDDRYELHVRYEGDDDPAKCTARKLARFDLVDLHRSDRATPYGVVLNPHAERALSPADADSTRLVALDCSWESAGEARFSLPGEHRALPYLVAANPVNFGRPMRLTTVEALAAALAIFDRRERAETLLSKFTWGHTFLELNDEPLRRYAECDDSSEIVAVQGEYLDRGEG, from the coding sequence ATCGGGGCCGACGGGGGAGCCTCCGGCGACGATCGCTACGAGCTGCACGTCCGATACGAGGGCGACGACGACCCCGCGAAGTGCACCGCGCGGAAGCTCGCGCGCTTCGACCTCGTCGACCTGCACCGCTCGGACCGGGCGACGCCGTACGGCGTCGTCCTCAACCCCCACGCCGAGCGCGCGCTCTCGCCCGCGGACGCCGACTCGACCCGACTCGTCGCGCTCGACTGCTCGTGGGAGTCCGCCGGGGAGGCGCGTTTCTCCCTCCCCGGCGAGCACCGGGCGCTCCCGTACCTCGTCGCCGCCAACCCCGTCAACTTCGGCCGACCGATGCGGCTGACGACCGTCGAGGCGCTCGCGGCGGCGCTCGCGATCTTCGACCGGCGCGAGCGCGCGGAGACGTTGCTCTCGAAGTTCACCTGGGGACACACGTTCCTGGAACTGAACGACGAACCGCTCCGCCGGTACGCCGAGTGCGACGACTCCTCCGAGATCGTCGCCGTCCAGGGGGAGTACCTCGACCGCGGCGAGGGGTGA
- the serS gene encoding serine--tRNA ligase — protein MIGRQFLRENPETVRAALEQKGVEDVDLDRVLAVDEEWRELKQRGDDLRHERNQISSKIGDLKAEGDDEAAEEAIERSQELKAELEEIEERADELEAELEAALLEIPQIPDDDVPIGEDESENVERRREGFDDRRTLPAEVVPHYDLGEDLEILDFARGAKVTGGGFYFTKGDGARLEHALIQFMMDVHREQGYVDVFPPIPVNSRSMVGTGQFPKFTEDAYRIGGANEEPWDDDDLWLCPTAEVPVTNMFRDEILLDDDLPLKLQAYTPNFRREAGEHGTETRGIVRVHQFNKVEMVNFVRPDESEARFEGLVDEAEEVLRRLELPYRILEMCTGDLGFTQRKKYDLEVWAPADDMDDGPEEGGRWLEVSSVSNFGAFQARRAGLRYRPERHESADYLHTLNGSGLAIPRVMVAILEYYQNDDGTVTVPEALRPYMGGTEVIEGHDPVGESAVGAGKRD, from the coding sequence ATGATCGGGAGACAGTTCCTCCGCGAGAACCCGGAGACGGTTCGGGCGGCGCTGGAACAGAAGGGCGTCGAGGACGTCGATCTCGACCGCGTTCTCGCCGTCGACGAGGAGTGGCGAGAGCTCAAACAGCGCGGCGACGACCTGCGACACGAGCGCAACCAGATCTCCTCGAAGATCGGCGATCTGAAGGCCGAGGGCGACGACGAGGCCGCCGAGGAGGCGATCGAGCGCTCCCAGGAACTCAAGGCCGAACTCGAAGAGATCGAAGAGCGGGCCGACGAGTTGGAGGCCGAACTGGAGGCGGCGCTCTTAGAGATCCCGCAGATCCCCGACGACGACGTCCCGATCGGGGAGGACGAATCGGAGAACGTCGAACGCCGCCGCGAGGGCTTCGACGACCGCCGGACGCTCCCCGCGGAGGTCGTCCCCCACTACGACCTCGGCGAGGACCTCGAAATCCTGGATTTCGCCCGCGGCGCGAAGGTGACCGGCGGCGGGTTCTACTTCACGAAGGGCGACGGCGCGCGCCTCGAACACGCCCTGATCCAGTTCATGATGGACGTCCACCGCGAACAGGGCTACGTGGACGTCTTCCCCCCGATCCCCGTCAACTCCCGATCGATGGTCGGAACCGGCCAGTTCCCGAAGTTCACCGAGGACGCCTACCGCATCGGCGGCGCGAACGAGGAGCCCTGGGACGACGACGACCTGTGGCTCTGCCCGACCGCGGAGGTGCCGGTGACGAACATGTTCCGCGACGAGATCCTGCTGGACGACGACCTCCCGCTGAAGCTGCAAGCGTACACGCCGAACTTCCGCCGCGAGGCCGGCGAACACGGCACGGAGACCCGCGGCATCGTCCGCGTCCACCAGTTCAACAAGGTCGAGATGGTGAACTTCGTGCGCCCCGACGAGAGTGAAGCGCGCTTCGAGGGCCTCGTCGACGAGGCCGAGGAGGTCCTTCGACGACTCGAACTCCCCTACCGCATCCTGGAGATGTGCACCGGCGACCTCGGGTTCACCCAGCGAAAGAAGTACGACCTCGAGGTGTGGGCGCCGGCCGACGATATGGACGACGGCCCCGAGGAGGGCGGCCGCTGGCTCGAGGTCTCCTCGGTCTCGAACTTCGGCGCGTTCCAGGCGCGGCGCGCGGGCCTGCGCTACCGACCCGAGCGCCACGAGTCCGCCGACTACCTCCACACGCTGAACGGCTCCGGGCTCGCCATCCCTCGGGTGATGGTCGCGATCTTGGAGTACTACCAGAACGACGACGGCACGGTGACGGTTCCGGAGGCGCTCCGGCCGTACATGGGCGGAACCGAGGTCATCGAGGGCCACGACCCGGTCGGCGAGTCCGCCGTCGGCGCCGGCAAGCGGGACTGA
- a CDS encoding undecaprenyl diphosphate synthase family protein: MGLYDRYLALRHRLHDADPPAHVAVVITERDLLEQGAYGTLAEFLGWAFEYGAERVTVSVSVLDEAVVPTLSRELRNVESPRPVAVREPGDTERADAPVRVNIGLGGKREFAAAVRRIAESVESGELSPDEVDAGEIEERLVFDDEPDLLIKTGAERLSDFLIWQSVYSELYFTDVNWRDFRRRDYLRAVLDYQNRQRRFGR; this comes from the coding sequence GTGGGACTGTACGACCGCTACCTCGCCCTCCGTCACCGGCTCCACGACGCCGACCCGCCCGCGCACGTCGCGGTCGTGATCACCGAGCGGGACCTGCTCGAACAGGGGGCCTACGGGACGCTCGCGGAGTTCCTCGGGTGGGCCTTCGAGTACGGCGCCGAGCGCGTCACCGTCTCGGTGAGCGTGCTCGACGAGGCCGTGGTGCCGACCCTGTCGCGAGAGCTTCGGAACGTCGAGTCGCCCCGCCCCGTCGCGGTCCGCGAACCGGGCGACACCGAACGGGCCGACGCGCCCGTTCGGGTGAACATCGGGCTCGGCGGGAAGCGCGAGTTCGCCGCGGCGGTGCGCCGGATCGCCGAGTCCGTCGAATCGGGTGAACTCTCGCCCGACGAGGTCGACGCCGGCGAGATAGAAGAGCGGCTCGTCTTCGACGACGAGCCGGACCTGCTGATCAAGACCGGCGCCGAGCGCCTGTCTGACTTCCTCATCTGGCAGTCGGTCTACTCGGAACTGTACTTCACCGACGTCAACTGGCGGGACTTCCGGCGGCGGGACTACCTCCGCGCCGTGTTGGACTACCAGAACCGACAGCGGCGGTTCGGTCGGTGA
- the uppS gene encoding polyprenyl diphosphate synthase has product MPKWLRRRFTDAYERMLRRQLEAAPTHVAIIQDGNRRYARERGADAPDGHREGAKTTERVLDWCEELGIEELTLYAFSTENFDRPDEELEPLFDLLESKLYEFADADRVHENGVRIGAIGDVERLPARVRDAVDYAESRTAEYDSLRLNVALAYGGRSELLGAARTVADEVAAGELSPDEVDADAVEDRLAEHTTRDVDLIIRTGGDERTSNFLPWHANGNEAAVYFCAPYWPEFSKVDFLRGLRTYQAREQSWQQSRTERAVGILRAVAETELADAKTVAGRLRTQLPSAGAREVSAELERQRGAEAGERAD; this is encoded by the coding sequence ATGCCGAAGTGGCTCCGCCGACGCTTCACCGACGCGTACGAGCGGATGCTCCGCCGACAGCTGGAGGCCGCGCCCACCCACGTCGCGATCATCCAGGACGGCAACCGACGCTACGCCCGCGAGCGCGGCGCGGACGCCCCCGACGGACACCGCGAGGGCGCGAAGACGACGGAACGCGTCCTCGACTGGTGTGAGGAGCTGGGGATCGAGGAACTCACGCTGTATGCCTTCTCGACGGAGAACTTCGACCGTCCCGACGAGGAGCTCGAACCCCTCTTCGACCTGCTGGAATCGAAGCTCTACGAGTTCGCCGACGCCGACCGCGTCCACGAGAACGGCGTCCGGATCGGCGCGATCGGCGACGTCGAGCGACTGCCCGCGCGGGTCCGCGACGCCGTCGACTACGCGGAGTCGCGGACGGCCGAGTACGACTCGCTCCGACTCAACGTCGCCCTGGCGTACGGCGGCCGGTCCGAACTGCTGGGTGCGGCCAGGACGGTCGCGGACGAGGTCGCCGCCGGGGAGCTTTCGCCCGACGAGGTCGACGCCGACGCCGTCGAGGACCGTCTGGCGGAGCACACGACGCGGGACGTCGACCTGATCATCCGGACCGGCGGCGACGAGCGGACCTCGAACTTCCTGCCGTGGCACGCCAACGGCAACGAGGCGGCCGTCTACTTCTGTGCGCCCTACTGGCCGGAGTTCTCGAAGGTGGACTTCCTCCGCGGTCTGCGCACCTACCAGGCCCGCGAGCAGTCCTGGCAGCAGTCCCGGACCGAACGCGCCGTCGGCATCCTCCGGGCGGTCGCCGAGACCGAGCTCGCGGACGCGAAGACCGTCGCCGGACGGCTTCGGACGCAACTCCCCTCCGCGGGCGCTCGCGAGGTCTCCGCGGAACTGGAGCGCCAGCGCGGCGCGGAGGCGGGCGAGCGCGCGGACTGA
- a CDS encoding DUF5518 domain-containing protein: MNTDWRAVGIGFVVMLVVGAFGLWLPVVGQVGAGLVGGFVAGYLAGGIGNGAWNGLVAGSISGIAVSVLAALLGGLIGLAGGPLGGFLGGAGVFLVGVVVTLLFAIDSAIGGAIGGLLTR; this comes from the coding sequence ATGAACACGGACTGGCGGGCGGTCGGCATCGGCTTCGTCGTGATGCTCGTCGTCGGCGCGTTCGGCCTGTGGCTCCCGGTCGTCGGACAGGTCGGTGCCGGCCTCGTCGGCGGCTTCGTCGCCGGCTACCTCGCCGGCGGGATCGGGAACGGCGCGTGGAACGGGCTGGTCGCCGGCTCGATCTCCGGGATCGCGGTCTCCGTGCTCGCCGCGCTGCTCGGCGGGTTGATCGGGCTCGCGGGCGGGCCGTTGGGTGGATTCCTCGGCGGCGCGGGGGTCTTCCTCGTCGGCGTCGTCGTCACGCTGCTTTTCGCGATCGACAGCGCCATCGGCGGGGCGATCGGCGGCCTGCTCACCCGGTGA
- a CDS encoding DUF92 domain-containing protein, with product MQPTLRRAGGFALVGTLAVAAPVLGRAAFAPFAAVAVAAAFGITDGPLFELFARPADRREGRLNGLAGFALAAAGLAILATEIGLPVPLFVAAVMVLAYGNLGKRLVAETTDNPFLGAAGFGLGGSLAGVAGQAAVASLSSTAVLLPRFAFLAVAGTLVAALFREMLFERDDPLVMLSTGMLLWLFDALAVAVGTLDVVAGLAVTVALGIASYALGAASVAGMLSGVLLGLLVIVFGGVGWFAVLISFFGVGSLSTKYRYDEKTERGIAEENEGARGTGNVLGNAAVALVCVICFAASQSFPVDGTLFQYAFAGSMAAALSDTLSSELGGLYDDPRLITTFETVPPGTDGGVTWQGEVFGLIGSAVVGAVALALLPGVTPLGAAVVALGGFLGMNADSLLGATVEGATFGNEAVNFAATLVGAVVSALAVFALL from the coding sequence GTGCAACCGACGCTCCGGCGGGCGGGCGGGTTCGCCCTGGTGGGGACCCTGGCGGTGGCCGCGCCGGTGCTCGGACGGGCGGCGTTCGCCCCCTTCGCCGCGGTCGCGGTCGCCGCCGCGTTCGGGATCACCGACGGCCCGCTGTTCGAGCTGTTCGCCCGGCCGGCGGACCGCCGCGAGGGCCGACTGAACGGGCTCGCCGGGTTCGCGCTGGCGGCCGCCGGACTCGCCATCCTCGCGACCGAGATCGGCCTGCCCGTGCCGCTTTTCGTCGCCGCCGTGATGGTCCTCGCCTACGGCAACCTCGGCAAGCGCCTCGTCGCCGAGACGACGGACAACCCGTTCCTCGGGGCGGCCGGGTTCGGACTCGGCGGGAGCCTCGCGGGCGTCGCGGGGCAGGCCGCGGTGGCGTCGCTGTCGTCGACGGCGGTCCTCCTGCCGCGCTTTGCCTTCCTCGCGGTCGCGGGCACGCTCGTCGCGGCGCTGTTCAGGGAGATGCTCTTCGAGCGCGACGACCCGCTGGTGATGCTCTCGACGGGGATGCTGCTGTGGCTGTTCGACGCGCTCGCGGTCGCCGTCGGGACCCTCGACGTGGTCGCCGGCCTCGCCGTCACGGTCGCGCTGGGGATCGCCTCCTACGCGCTCGGGGCGGCCTCGGTCGCCGGGATGCTCTCGGGGGTCCTCCTCGGCCTGCTCGTGATCGTCTTCGGCGGCGTCGGCTGGTTCGCCGTGCTCATCAGTTTCTTCGGCGTCGGGTCGCTCTCGACGAAGTACCGATACGACGAGAAGACCGAGCGCGGGATCGCCGAGGAGAACGAGGGCGCCCGCGGGACCGGGAACGTGCTCGGGAACGCCGCCGTCGCGCTGGTCTGCGTCATCTGCTTCGCCGCCAGTCAGTCGTTCCCGGTCGACGGGACCCTCTTTCAGTACGCCTTCGCCGGGTCGATGGCGGCCGCGCTGAGCGACACGCTCTCCTCGGAACTCGGCGGACTGTACGACGACCCGCGGCTCATCACGACGTTCGAGACCGTGCCGCCGGGCACCGACGGGGGAGTCACCTGGCAGGGCGAGGTGTTCGGACTGATCGGCTCGGCCGTCGTCGGCGCCGTCGCCCTCGCGCTCCTGCCCGGGGTCACGCCGCTCGGCGCGGCCGTCGTCGCGCTCGGCGGGTTCCTCGGGATGAACGCCGACAGCCTCCTGGGCGCGACCGTCGAGGGCGCGACGTTCGGCAACGAGGCGGTCAACTTCGCCGCGACCCTCGTCGGCGCGGTCGTCAGCGCGCTCGCCGTGTTCGCGCTGCTGTGA